In Gemmata obscuriglobus, a single genomic region encodes these proteins:
- a CDS encoding acyl-CoA dehydrogenase family protein: MALTAQQIAEQRKDVEELIAGPDVGFAKALFFGKFKAGLLYPYPVLPPDQRAAADEMAAKVRAYAESHIDHMRIDREARIPDAVVRGLADLGLYKLTIPAEYGGLGFGQQQYLKTMEVLGGHDASVAVFVNAHHSIGVRALCLFGSKEQQARWLPGLYDGSKLCAFALTEPEAGSDAGNVQTTATPTEDGSAYVLNGTKHYITNGGIAHVLTVMARTPDPSSPKGKVSAFLVTPDMPGFEVVEARAEKCGIRGTATGKIRFTNMRVPKENVLGQLGRGLQAALTVLNYGRVTFGATCTGHAKACIQAMTTHAKKRVQFQQSLAEFQLVQKKVAFAAAHCFAMEAATAECAAFIDRGAPDYMLETAILKVFATEHLWTIVNDTLQVYGGKGYFCDQPIERWMRDARINTIGEGANDVLKAFIAVVGCRGPGVYLKGLQDDMLGGRWSLRKLGQSLGVVGQLAAPWLTTGTPEVPVTAPELKDDAYTLARLVREFGLKLPHVFMAAKTEENFAVSELVHERIADIAIDLYVSACVLARLDSLLGQAGENAKAVTDHHADPVAGKYFLKLAFRRIRERFAALDDNDDASLLESARATIMKF; the protein is encoded by the coding sequence ATGGCCCTAACCGCACAGCAGATCGCTGAGCAACGCAAGGACGTTGAAGAACTCATTGCCGGTCCGGACGTCGGGTTTGCGAAGGCCCTCTTCTTCGGCAAGTTCAAGGCGGGTTTGCTTTACCCGTACCCCGTTCTCCCACCCGACCAACGGGCGGCGGCGGACGAGATGGCCGCGAAGGTGCGCGCCTACGCCGAATCGCACATCGATCACATGCGCATCGACCGCGAGGCGCGCATCCCGGATGCCGTTGTGCGGGGGCTGGCCGATCTCGGCCTGTACAAGCTCACCATCCCGGCCGAGTACGGCGGGCTCGGGTTCGGTCAGCAGCAATATTTGAAGACGATGGAGGTGCTGGGCGGGCACGACGCGAGCGTCGCGGTGTTCGTCAACGCGCACCACTCGATCGGTGTGCGCGCGCTGTGCCTGTTCGGGTCGAAGGAGCAGCAGGCGCGCTGGCTCCCGGGTCTGTACGACGGCTCGAAACTGTGTGCCTTCGCGCTGACGGAACCGGAAGCGGGATCGGACGCCGGAAACGTTCAGACCACCGCGACACCGACCGAGGACGGTTCGGCGTACGTCCTGAACGGGACCAAGCACTACATCACCAACGGCGGGATCGCCCACGTTCTCACCGTCATGGCCCGGACCCCGGACCCGTCGAGCCCGAAAGGCAAGGTCAGCGCCTTTCTGGTGACGCCCGACATGCCCGGCTTTGAGGTCGTCGAGGCGCGAGCCGAGAAGTGTGGCATCCGTGGCACCGCGACCGGAAAGATCCGGTTCACGAACATGCGCGTGCCAAAGGAGAACGTACTCGGCCAACTCGGCCGCGGGCTCCAAGCGGCCTTGACGGTGCTGAATTACGGCCGCGTGACCTTCGGTGCGACGTGTACCGGCCACGCGAAAGCCTGCATTCAGGCGATGACGACGCACGCCAAAAAGCGGGTGCAGTTCCAGCAATCGCTGGCAGAATTTCAGCTCGTGCAGAAAAAGGTCGCGTTCGCGGCGGCGCACTGTTTCGCGATGGAGGCTGCGACCGCCGAGTGTGCGGCGTTCATCGACCGCGGTGCGCCGGACTACATGCTGGAGACGGCTATTCTGAAGGTGTTCGCGACGGAGCACCTGTGGACGATCGTGAACGACACGCTCCAGGTGTACGGCGGGAAGGGGTATTTCTGCGACCAGCCGATCGAGCGGTGGATGCGTGACGCTCGCATCAACACCATCGGCGAAGGCGCGAACGATGTGCTGAAAGCGTTCATTGCGGTGGTGGGGTGCCGTGGCCCGGGGGTGTACCTGAAGGGGCTCCAAGACGACATGCTCGGCGGTCGGTGGAGCTTGCGTAAGTTGGGACAGTCACTCGGGGTGGTCGGGCAACTCGCGGCGCCGTGGCTCACGACCGGCACTCCGGAAGTCCCGGTGACAGCGCCAGAACTGAAGGACGACGCGTACACGCTGGCCCGGCTCGTGCGTGAGTTCGGGTTGAAGCTCCCGCACGTGTTCATGGCCGCGAAGACGGAAGAGAACTTTGCGGTGTCGGAGCTGGTCCACGAGCGCATCGCAGACATTGCCATTGACCTTTACGTGAGCGCGTGCGTACTGGCCCGGCTCGATTCCCTACTCGGACAAGCGGGCGAAAACGCTAAGGCGGTGACCGATCACCATGCGGACCCGGTCGCCGGAAAGTACTTCCTGAAGCTGGCGTTCCGCCGCATCCGCGAGCGGTTCGCCGCGCTCGACGATAACGACGATGCTTCGCTTTTGGAGAGCGCCCGGGCGACGATTATGAAGTTCTGA